In the genome of Lepeophtheirus salmonis unplaced genomic scaffold, UVic_Lsal_1.4 unplaced_contig_7270_pilon, whole genome shotgun sequence, the window cacgGAACAATTTTAACATTCAACAGAACCTTTTACAAGACATTGTCTTTCTTTATGTTTGAATCTGTTccgtattattatattttatttagtatactTTTACTCCATCTAATTAGTGAActgtagttttattaatatctgGACTGGCACAGGTCTACCGTACAATCTCATCGGTGCCTTTAATAGCATTttcaagggaaaaaatataatggaaggTTCTTTGTCTGTCTTTATTtgataagttttaatttatcatttaaaatagatttatagaCTGATTGTTTCGACCTATGTTTTACAAGtaacattgaataaatatttcttctttataccattattgctaaaaaatgagttttagtAGGTAATTTCCATACGATGAATCTCCTAGgatcaatttttgaaagaatatgtacgtacataatgGGATAACAATGATCTAAGAAGGGAATTTCGgattactaatttataaatacgaTGGAACAGagtattgaataacaaaaataaataattaactgggttaaatatatcaaatttttaaaatatgtatgcattATTTCAACATTGAAAATCATACAGAAGCCTCccaaatcttttttgaagtaatatcaacggcatatatttttaatcaaaagttttaaCATACTGGATAAGGGGTGCATAACCTTTATATCTCATATTAGAAGATATATGTTAAAACTTCAGATTACGAGTATTAGAAGAGATTGATTAACAGAAAATCCAACTTTGTACCACATAATTAGAATTTGCGAAGGTCCAAAGATATTTGACCAATTTATTATCACTAGAGGTGGAGAATAGTACCCAGACTTGGTAATTAACTTTGATttgagtttatatttaaaaactttgcaACTCGACTTGATCTTACAAGTATGGACTTGTGACTCTACTTTGGTCTCAAACCCAAGTAATACGAAAACTAAAGAAATACCTTAACATATTAGAcccttatattataattatagacttGAAAATTATGCTGTTTAAAAGAAAATCGAGGACTccaattgaattaataaaagattCAAAGAATAGGTATTTGCAAAGACTAGCAACCTAAATACTTTTCTCACCTCTGATTATCACAACAAGACATAATCAACCTATTTAAGGAGTTTATTGGTCAATTAATTAAActtgatttacttttttgtaagcCTGAGAGCAATTTccaaatgtacataattttcAAAGCTGGGCAGCGTAGTTAATTTACCATTAGACCAGATGCCTCCTCATCCGtaccattttttaagaaattaaggTTTCACACCATGTATATCCATTCCCTGTAccctaacaaaatatttattacgaaTCAGAGCTATTCtagtcaaaatattcaaattacctCAAATAACAAGTATAATagtaagaaatacaattttatttttgcatgatcttcaaataaatataattacttaataataatataaataaaatatcaataagatATAAAGTTAACagacatatattataatgagaaaacattaataaaaaatcaaatacacaCCTCCTCCTTTGAAAAGCTAATCCAAGTTTCCCTCATAAAGActagattttaaaattgtgagATGTGAGCGGATACCTCTTCGGGCAAAAGTATCTGAACCCAGACTGATGAGCCAGCAGATAAGGGCTGATGTATTGtactgaaaaaaagaaagaaaaagtccATCCAGGCTCCCCTAAACCCAAGTGGGGTCGAACGGGTATACCTTCCAGGAACTGCTCGGACGGGTTTTTGACCGCCTGTTGACTTCTACCCTTAGGCTTCCTATGATTAGTCTCGTTCTGTTCTGTGGCTGTGCTGCCACATATAGTCAGTGGCATCTTCCTCTCTCTTGAACCTCTTACCTTCGCAGCTTTTGGGAGGTACTGTTATTATCTGAAATTTGTCTTCTGAATCCTTCAGAAGTTGATTCTTGACATTATGAGACTAGTCCAGATTCTCTTTTCAGACGACGGGCATTTTGTGGTCAGGATGAATGAATGTGGCCATGAGAAGTATCAATTCTTTGAACAAGTGACCAAATCTTTTTCAAACCCTTTGGAGCGACTGTAACGCCCCTCCAAAAGCTAAGCCACCAACTTTTACTGTAGACGCCCACCATTGGATCTGACTTAAGATAAAACCAACTGGTAGTGTAGATATTGCAGATGGGGGAGATCCCATATAGGCCTTGTTCTTGTCCTGCTGATTGTCTAGGCAGAGAGCAAGAGGTGCATCACCTTGACATACTCTTACCAGATGGCATTGCCCCCTCTGTTGTGAACGATAGAAGGTGGGCTACTGATAAATCTGATGTTAAGTTTTACCAACATATCTAGCTCCTTTTCCAGGTCACAAAATACTTGTATGACTCATAGTTGAAGGTCCACCTTGTAACGCCTGAAGTCACAAATTTCCTATTGATGGCCGTCATGTTGTCTGCTGCTGCCTGTTCAGTACACTCTAAATCAGGTGAGCCTGTCCGGACATTAGGTAGCATATCcttgacaaatatttcaaaggCAGCCTTCTGGTCGAAGGACTTCTTAAAACCCTGCTCAATATGCGGCACCCTTTGTTTGGTTCTCTTGCCTCCATTTCAGAAGAGCGACTGCATTGTCAACTGTAGTGTTCCAGAAGGATATCTTAGTATGGAATAAACGGGCCTGAGAAAGAGCTAATAAAGTAGACGATTGGTATTACAATCATACACAAACTTATATTTTCCATGGATTACTATTTAAAGAATCTACATAAactaagataataaaatatatctataaaactAGACACTACATTGTACATTGATGGACTATGGCTTAAACTAATCCGTACGGgcatagtaataaaaaagtaaataaaacgaTGCTGATATACAACACCCCTCTCTCCTCCCCCAAATTCAACTTCTTATACGAAAACGAAGTTGATTCACATACCTTCTAACTATACATTATGGGGCTTCAATTGTCCGCAGCACAtttccaattttgttttttattgtcccTGCATTCACATCAGCTGGCAAAGGCAGTACCACATACACCCTACACCCACGTTGAGCTTAAATTTTTATGCATCGTGTCGtgaagggaggaaggagaagaAAGCAGATAACCATCCAGCCGCGTGCCAATTAGCGTCCAAATAATAACTCTGCAGCATTTTTGCCACAAGCAAGTGGCGTCACTCTATATGTGAAAAGTAATTCGCCTAAAGATGCTTCTGGGTTCTCTTCAAAGGtcatttattaatacttttactCTCTCTGCTTTCCCAAATTGTGGACTATTGTCCGAATACACCCTCTTCGGCGGTATGTTCGATATTCTGATACAAAATCTTCTATTTCATCATCCAACTTGGGCTACCAAATCAAACTTCGAGCCACAGATTTAATTTTTACCATACCTGGATGAACCAAATGCAACTCTTTTGAACAAACTTTATTCGAGAAAAAGAAAGAGGGACAACCCAAAATAACAAGGCATTTTTACCGGGCAATTGTCCTTTCTTGGGTAcacacatttaataattaaattccgttaaaaacaaattacaaaagacCACACTAGGAacgatatattatttgaaaaatacaattcataGATTGGATGTTTCGTAGATTTCTAGAAATGTTCCTAAAAATtacatagtaaaataaaatacttctataaaatataagcaaCCACAGCGACCAAATAAAAACACTCATTACTTTTCCCGGCTAagtacttatttaaaattaaattcaccaACTGCAACCTGAGCCACTTTTCTTAAGATATGGCATCCAACCTTTTTCGCCATCATTGTCTGAAACTTTGCAACTGCTTTGGACGATAGCCACATTTTGGCAGTTTGGCAAGAAGCCGTATAGTAGTTTGTGCTGCGTTGGTGCTCTCCCAATATTTTGGAGAATACCCTCCGCCAGGACTCCACCGCTTCTACTATTCTCTTGTCCCTTCCTAAAGTCGTGTTTTAATGTCCACGTCTCATTACATTGATATAAGAGGATCTGCTCATCGCAAAATACTCTCGGTGTGAAGTTGAGGTCCAATGCTATTCTGTAGTTTTCTTCTCTACTGACGCAACATTGCTGGGACTTGGAGCCATCCTTTCCCATCTCATTGATGGTTTGGATCGTCCCATTGCGTTTGCGTCTCTGCTGTTGGAAAAAAAACCTACTTCCAGATCGATCGAGAAGAAACTGGTATTGTTTTTGGACTGTATCGTTTCCAACGTTATCTTCTGAGTAGATCATTCTCTATTAAAACGGACCACAAACCTCTTCAATATATCTTGAATCCATAGTAAGAACTACCTACTGTTATCAATGCTCAGTTATTCCCGTATTGCTTTACGTCTTTTTATGTTCAACTTTATAATCATGTAGACGCTCTCTCGCGACGTCCactaaaaaatcttgtttttgacGATGAAAAAACCGACAAACTTATGTTTCTTCCTATCTTTTCCTTCAAATGTAATGAAACTGAGTTGGCCATGTCAGGATATGACTATCTTCGCCTTGTTTTTGAGgccacaaaaataaacaactgtCGAAAGTTGTTGACAATGTGTACAGCAACATATGTCATGCATATGAAAATGGTCTTCTGTTTTTTGGGAATCCGTCTGGTCGTCCCTTCTTCCCTACGTAAAAGAATTCTAAAAGAACTTCACTTATCTAATCGTGGAACCGTGGATCGCTCTCTGTTACGCTGGGTGGCCTAATATGGACAATTATATCACAAATCTTGTCAATGCCTGCAATATCTGTCATGCAAATGCTCAATCTCCACTAGCAAAATACGTATCCTTATCTCCTGTCTGTTCCTGGGAACGTGTTCATGCGGACTTCTTACAATTCAAAGGGCAGGATATTCTAATTCTCGTCGACGGTGGGTCTGAGGCCGCAGCTATGTCGAACAACTTTACGTTTCACACACTGCAACAATTATTATACTCCCGAAAGGTCTGTAGAGATATTGAAGGACATGATGAAGAAGAATCCTGGAATGAGCTACTTTTTACTTATCGTTCTACTCCTTTATCATATGAAAAGTCCCCGGCTAAACTCCTTTTGGGTCATAATATACGTACTCTTCTTGATGGTTTACTTCTCAACAAAAGTGTTCCAATGAAAGAGCCAATCAGAGAAAGTACCAATGTTTGGTGTAAGAAAAAGCTGTACAAGTGAAGAACTGGTCCCCAAAGCAGTTTAAATTCTACGGCTGTCGTGTTTCTAAGTATTTATGACCCTTTTATAGTTTACTATAACATACTCCGAACGTCGTAGATTATCCAAGCATCAAACAAAcgttttaaaatccaaaaatacaccGGTCTTCTGGCTGTACAGTTTAAGAACTTGGCCTCAAAGCAATTCAAGCTCCACTGCCGCCCGTTTTAGCATCAAGGACCTcttaaaatatgcttaaatacaCCTAAGCCCACCAGTTGTGTAGTAAAGCTCAAggtatatttgttaaattcttCAGCCACCGCTTGATAGAGCATCCAGACACCcttgtaatatccaaaaatacacactGGCCCTCAGGTTGTTAAGTGAAGTGCTGGACGAAAAGGTAGTTTACTGCCCTCgagtttctaagcaccaaggatattttgtaatatagtATGACACATCTCCGGTCCAAGGGTTGTAAACCATCTACTTATACACAagtactttgtacttttttgtgcAATGTTTATGTGATGaatagaaatttatatacttagaaaaataattggaatGTATTATATTCGTTATCATTTATTGGACCAATGTAGTATTATACATATCCGATTATAAGAGATGGATTGTGCACAACCCGTGCGACGGGATTTATCATAGAATATTAGAAGAGGTCCTTGGTACTTAGAAACGTGGTGGTGGTAGAGTTTAAAGTACCTTTAGGCCCAGTATACGTCTTTGTACAACCTGATGGTCAgggtatattttgatattaaatggTTCTTTGATGCTGAGGGTAGTGGCGAGGGAATAATTTACCCTACTTTGGGGTGGATGTAGCAGCTCATATAATACAGACCCCATGGGTTGAGTGTATTGTAGTATAATAGCAGTCATTGTTGCTTAGACATAAGGCaacggtagagtttaaactgccttgggcACAGCACTTCACAAGTACATCCTGAGGGCCTTGGtgtattttgtgatattatgAAGGTTTCTTGATTCTTGGGGAAGTGGAGtcggaaaaatttaacttgCTTTGGGtctcaaaagttgaaaaacaatatttgggCCAGGTGAGTTATAGTATATTTGAAAGGGTCCTTCGTGCTTAGATTCGAACTACATTTGAACCATATAatactgtgttgtgtttataaaatgatgactaatgaaaataaaaatatttttttctgcaaaaaaacaatcattaatgTATCTATATAACATAATTAGTATATCAACTATAcctaaatttattatactttcaaataaatggaattaaaatatgcaatcttATACATGtatgcgcgtctaaaactgaacactccttaaAATTTTCCACCATGCccatatttgtgattttattgagttgaaatcAGTTGATACAttgaggcaagggtcttgactagttataaacaaaactccagcaaaatctaaatagcaagatggaaacaacagccgataataagGAGaaacgtcgagtcgcaattttggaactttccgcaagggaaaactcccactgaaattgccaaggttctgaactacAGCCACACCACCGTTTATAGcttggtagccaaagggactcctgaggcaaccacaagatctaagtcaaggcctcgaagggcGGACGCAATGGTTACTACCCCTAAAAAGTATGTCGaagacaagagaggcaaggtcactaccagcagcctctccagggagttcaacgtcaacTGAAGGACCATGGAcgggctagttaagaaagatcttggccctAAGGTCTACAAgggaacccctcgtcaagccctcaagccgtaaaatttaaaggagtgttcagttttagacgcgcacacctgtataccaataaatttaatataatttatattatcccAAATAGTACCTCAACAAAATATCCGTTCGACAGATTATCATTTGGGAAAAATGTTTTCGCCCAATTGTCTTGGAACCCATATAGGTGAAAGtatgtcttaaaaaaaagaaataaaataatgccgttacttttattgtatcacaaaacctttccttcgaaaaaaaaaaaaaaaacaaaaagggcGAAATCGTCTGGTAATTAGCCAAATACATCAATCATACGAACTCCTAAATATCTCTTATTTACTCCAAGACTATAAACATCCTATTTATTCAtcaccatttttaaatgaattacatatatatatatatatctcttaatattaaaatctatacctatatattattttattcgatactctaTTACAACcttactttgaaaattatattgtaagtgtagctataaatttctatttctatatgatagccaaaagtTATTcatgtaaagaaataaaataaatggacaaTATTTGttgagggatcaacaagaaattgtattcatgttcttttggaaataacttattacttgttttatttatcaaaaataatacattatcaaATAGCCATGACTAAAGTTTTAGCCATAACGTATCAAGCGTTGCAATTGTCAAATGCGCCATATTTGAACTTGTTAGTACTTTATATAGCtacgaatatttatttaaaaagcacGTCATatctcaaaaatgaattaataaagtattttatcatcatgaacgtccttatcaaaaaaaaaaaaaaaaaaagattaaataaattaaagtttctcAGAATATTAAATGGTCTAAATAGTGCCATAGAAAAATCTACTGGTCGGgctaatgattttttcttttttcattacaataaatcaaaggaacgacatttttcattatttattcgatttttactctagtaatttattttatgacgaAATATATCATTCAGGAATAGATCATGACAAATCAGAGTACGAATTCCATGTTTTAATAAGTCTATAGAAATATGTAGCTTGTGTACTATTGGACCATTTTTTAACGAATACAACTCTAGGAAAAGCAGATGTGAAAGTAAAtatgtaatagtttttttattcatcttggAGGgcagaaataattttctaaacatgtataataattaaaccACAGAATTGATAGGCATCCCCTTTTCTTGGAAGACATCACACTGAATTTAGTAGATGCATTTTCactaaatcttcaaaataatcatttttttaaattatagcatCATTTTAAAAGCACACCGAAACTACGGTCTGTCGAaaactttgaatgattttcaGCAAGAAAGAGAATAGAAATTTAATCAATGGACCACAACCAAGCATGTGTGCCACAAGCACCactataatgtaatttttttttggcttcagtaaaagaaaaatcaaataatatgaaaagtgGAAAAACTTAAAAACCTATTTCAACTTTCTTACCCACAATTACCACATTGAATTTCAGGTAGCAAAATTGGACTTATACTCTGTATTTCATGGTATAAGAGAGATGCTACACAATTTGACCCTTTCttacatgttttttataaatattttagaatgagGTTATAAAAACTGAGAacgttaaaaattaaaatgtaccTGTTCATATATTTGAACGTTCCTAATCCTTCATTctcaatagaaaaaaagattaattttataaaaagaactaaaatGAGATTGTCCCCATTATATTGACGAATAAGGAATTTATTTAGGTTCAAAGAAGTTCATAGTTAATAGTGTAACAGATTCTCGATGATTTTTGGAGTACTCAAACCTCGAATTGTAATCTCCACGTTCAGACGGGACATGGTGTCTTAGTATTGCCATTGATATACAATGTCAAATCAACCAAAGGGTTAGTTTGTAGAGATTCTCTCAGTAACAAGATAAATCCTTGAAAATTATCATGACAAATATTGCTGCGCATTCCCATTATTCCCGATTAGGGGGCACACAGACTACGAATGACGAATGAAAGTTGGTCtaatattcacattttcagttGCCTCTTATtagaaaaactatataaattggCGTAGTTTTTCTTTGCTGATTTAAACGCACGTTTAAACAAAtctaagtaaaataaaagacaatcacaactttttttattattaaaattcttatttttctaacaccGTGTAGCGTAAATCGATTGTACTTATCTATACAACGCAAAATATGTATTGCTAAAgccatttttagaataataatggattaattttactataactattatttaagtaAGTAAAGTGAAATAGTTTCAGGTTAAATGGTATAACTGTATTTGAGAACCTCTTTTCCGAGTACTCAGGCTTCAAGTCCATAGTCTACTCTAATTTCAGAATCAAGTACTAAAGTTCTAACTTCTATTTAGtattaagtacataatatatatatctgacacaataaattgtgaattatatttgatacaGAGTTAGATTCGATACAAAAGTTGAGATAAAtagtaatcaaatataaatattctacatCATTCATATGCgctcaatttataaaatcataccatagatatatatacttttttggcaTATTAAACCATCTCCATTCAAATAACTACGAGTTTATAAGAGGAAAATCTGTATTGCCTATCACTAaagttaaataaagtatattggGAGAGCAAAAGAGTTTATAACGAATACGACTCATAGTCTGGTTCCGAGTACAAGTTCAGCCAgagtaaatacaaaatgataaacACCTCTCTACCAAGTGatcattaagaatatatatgtattatggataaatattaaattaataaataaatgagattggATGGATAATACAATTAATAGATTGTAACACAGATAcagctttatataaaataataatcaatgcggtaaaataaaaaatgatttggtaTGATAAAGTGTTACTACTTGCTTAAcaacatttgaataatatgtgATACTACAGTGAATACTAGGATTCCTCCTCTGCTCGATATAGTGAAAATATTTGGGATTCGtctttcaaaattagtttttcatgGAGTTCTTTGCTTTCATAAATGGTGTCCTCTTCGTATCCTTGTATTAGAAGTGCATAGATGTTAATTTTATAGACAACATTAATTTCAaagtcaaaattaaattcaaactgAACGGGACCTTCTTCACAACTCTCAATGAGTTCCTCCATTGCTGCACCTTCTTCTCCTTtccatttgattttatatttagacaCTTTTTCTGTAAAGGGATGGATCAAAAATATggtcaatttttcatttgagGATATTCGAATATTTGTAGGAGGGAGAGGTTTCGTGACAAAGGAAATTGTCGCCTTTGAACTTGTAACGTCTTGATTAGATCTACTTGAAGTAATTACAGATGCTATAGCCGCAGTATACTGTCGACCGGTTCCAGTAATTTCAGGTAACTTACTGGCATTGTATTGTATGCGATCTCCAGGCATATCCgtaacaaaatgataatttatttcttcacaatCAATCCAGAGTCGATACTTGATTGTATTTGGAGGAGATTCCCATTTCAAAAACTGCGGATGTTGTTCCTGGTAAAGAATCCGTATGAAGATCCTTTGGGGGATCAGGAAGAGTTGTTACCCAAGCCTCATTTGATGAAGACTCTGTTTTTAAGTTTTCATGTGAACAAAGTACTTCTATTCGAAGTGTATAGTCTAAACTTGGTGTTAGCccaactattttaaataatttttcgcTTCTTTTCACAACTAATACACGGATAACTTTAGAATCAGAGAACCTCTCCACTGTTATTTGATAACCCTTTAGATGCGAGTGTCCTTCCTCAGAATGAATCCAACTAAGTAAACAGGAATCCTCGCTAACGTTAGATACTAACATCCCTTCAACCGGGTGTGGCTTCGTGAGCAACGTGTCTTGAATATATTGCCGTGTATGTACATTACCAGTTTTAGTTCCTAACTCAACTCGATACAATTCTCCTGGATCCAACCCAAGAATAGTATAAGACGTTAGTTTAAAGCtaagattttcaattttacGCGTAGATCTCTGGAAACTTAATTGTCTAGAAATATTTTCGTCAAGTACTTGCCCTGGTAAGGGATGGATATTCGATTTTGACCAAATAGCTCCAGTGTCAACATCCTCGTGCTTTTCTTTGTCTATTCTTTCTAATGCCAGTGTATACTTGGTAAATTCTCCTTTAGGTGGATCCCAAAATATTTCTGCTTGATCAGTTGATACACTTTTTATCATACCTGAGCGTGGCATTTCAGGTCCATATGGAGAAAGATTAGTAACGACTTTTCACCTTCATTCTGGACTTTCCGACCATGCATGCTATTGTAACAACATACTCGGTACGCCCTCCAGAAAGATCATAAAACCAAATGGAGTAGAAAACATCATCATTCGTTTCACTGTCATATGTGTTTGCCGGAATAGTACATGTATTTTGTACGGTCTCTGCTGGATATATCGTAACTTCATAACTTTCTATATTGATTACTGAATTTCTTCTAAACAGCTTTTTCTATGTCTGCTGGTCGCCAAACGATTTTGAGTTTATCCTCTTCTAAAGTTAAGTCTGTCAGTGTGTCAATTTTAGGACGGcaagtttcataaaaattatcatcagAATGAGTAAGAACCCGAAGAGTGGATTCAATCCCACAAGTATGTGCTAGGAGGtcgaataaaaatagaaaatcatttCCATTCCGATATCCGTAAAACTCATTACTACCGCCTCGATAAcgtttcttttttgaatcttCAAATCATCTTCACTAATCTTTCTTAATAAGTTCGATACACTTCTAAATCCGAGACTCCAGATGATTGCTCCTAATGAACATATTCCATGAAGAGCCAGAAGAACTATTTGAACATACATTCCTATGAcgaaaaacttcattttttttcctcggcattgaaaaaatatattatgatctGTTTCAACTGGGCCATTTATGCCATCAACACCTTTGATTAAGACGGAACACGTCCTTGGAAGATCATCATTCGtggataataaataaacaatattgatAGATAAAAAAGCTATATCTAAGATGATTTCACAAAGATTTTTGCTACGTACACACGCCCAATGATCTTGCTTCTTTTTAACGAGAcacaaatttcatttctttgtcGTCGTCGAGAAATAACTTCAGTGGATGTTTTGGATCCGTTAAATCCTCGGATACGTCAGGATCCTTACCAAAAAAGAGATTcttcaactatattttatagaaacgCTCCACTTTTTGAGCAATCCttggtattttaaaagaaaattttcaacaatCACTAATATTAGTGTTTGAATTAGTAGTATATAGGGCATATACTCCATGAATTTTGAATATACGgttgtaatacatttttcatcattggAAACATAAGTTAAAAAGTCCCGGTGTACCTCCAGATGGATAAGGATCTATTCCTCCTAATGTCCCATTTTCAACACCAAGTATAACACAATTTAATTCGCCTGTTCCGAGAGTAGATAATAATCTCACAGATAAAAATATGGTACCCACAGTTATGAGAGCGTAGCTTATGTAGTCTTCTATTACATCAAATGTATGCTTAAACACTTTTGCCATGGGGATCCGTTAGCCACGATTTGGCAGCACTTCCAAgggatgccatttttttaatacaaattccGTTCACCTCTATCTGAAataagaattacaaaaaaatagatatatatttattaaaccttAGTTATTATTACGAGTAAAATGACTATCAATCATACAAACTTATTTGTATTAATCAGTTCCAGTTTCAGTGCAAACTCACGGTTTGGTCTATAACATTTGAGCAAGTAACGAACTTACCACGAATACGgtagtaaaaaaatgtacatatttggttttattttatttcttctctcctccaagggaaaaaattataataaaagtttttcttacaatatgttatttctttttttatactgcACAAAATATCTCGACCTGGTTAAACTTCAATCGTTTgacttgatttaatttttcaaacaataaaactacttacttaaaaaaatctttcatttgtcaaaaaaagaaataagtaaagGGCCTGGCCAAATTTATCGTTGCTTTAGCCCTAGTTCTCGATTGAAGGCTCATACCAGGTTTTTAAAAGTTAACAATATGTACTAGGAAGTAAAGGCTTTATTTCCGttcgaaaatgaaaaaataatacaattaattgaatttctctaagaaaaatataatttaaaaaagttataaaataaaataaatcagttattaaaaatactatttgaaaaaaattaaaagaacccatattttttttctaagcaaagattttt includes:
- the LOC139907547 gene encoding receptor-type tyrosine-protein phosphatase beta-like — its product is MPRSGMIKSVSTDQAEIFWDPPKGEFTKYTLALERIDKEKHEDVDTGAIWSKSNIHPLPGQVLDENISRQLSFQRSTRKIENLSFKLTSYTILGLDPGELYRVELGTKTGNVHTRQYIQDTLLTKPHPVEGMLVSNVSEDSCLLSWIHSEEGHSHLKGYQITVERFSDSKVIRVLVVKRSEKLFKIVGLTPSLDYTLRIEVLCSHENLKTESSSNEAWVTTLPDPPKDLHTDSLPGTTSAVFEMGISSKYNQVSTLD